tctgggccctctcggtaatgcacatcacataagccttgcaagcattgcaactaatgagttagttgcgagatgatgtattacgaaacgagtaaagagacttgccggtaacgagattgaactaggtattaagataccgacgatcgaatctcgggcaagtaacataccgatgacaaagggaacaacgtatgttgttgtgcggtctgaccgataaagatcttcgtagaatatgtgggagccaatatgagcatccaggttccgctattggttattgaccggagacgtgtctcagtcatgtctacattgttctcgaacccgtagggtccgcatgcttaaggtttcgatgacagttatattataagtttatgagttttgatgtaccgaaggagttcagagtcccggatgagatcggggacatgacgaggagtctcgaaatgatcgagacgtaaaaatcgatatattggacgactatattcggacatctgaaaggttccgagtgattcgggtattttcggaggtaccggggagttacgggaatacgaggaagaagcaatgggccttaatgggcctggacaaggggtttggggcgcggcccctctctcccttccttcccctcttcccccttttcccccttctcctagttggactaggaaaggaggaaacctactccaactaggagtaggaatcctactccctggcgcgcccctcctagggccggcctcctcccccttgctcctttatatacgggggcaggggcaccccatagacacacaagttgatcctcgtgatcgttttcttagccgtgtgcggtgcccccttccaccatatacctcgacaatattgtagtggtgcttaggcgaagccctgcgacagttgaacatcaagatcgtcaccacgccgtcgtgctggcggaactcttccccgacactttgctggattggagttcggggatcgtcatcgagctgaacgtgtgctaaaactcggaggtgccctagtttcggtgcttgatcggtcgggcggtgaagacgtacgactacatcaaccgcgttgtgctaatgcttccgctattggtctacaagggtacgtagatcacactctcccctctcgttgctatgcatcaccatgatcttgcgtgtgcgtaggaaattttttgaaattactacgttccccaacataatttCCTTATGTCCatgcttgctccattaaaagagttGAAAAACAATGGAGGAAAGATTGTCTAAATTTATTCGGGGATCTCAATTATTTCAAAGCAGCAAGGATGCCAGGAAGTACATGGTATATAGATTCAAAAGTTGATATACCTTCTTAAGGCTTGTTGGATGTTCGATTTCAAAGCGGCACAAACAGTCAAGTATTTTTCCAAAGCCTGCACAAGATTAGATGATGTGAATGCACCTGCAAGCAAAATATTCAGACTGTGAGCTACCATATTAAGACTTGGATGTAAAAAAAATCAAGAAGTCTGTTAGATGTTAGATTCACACTACCATTTAAATTTTTTGAGATAGATACCAGTAGTATCAATCTTTTATTATTATTAATCTCTATTACCTTTAGTTGGATCCTAGTTTTTTTAGGTGTGTCTATAAAAAACAGATCTCTTTAGCCAATAATAAACCTAAGTTATTATTCAAAATGTAGTGAATTTTTATAGTTGCCTTTTCAAGCATGGTACAGATTTTCCTGTACCTAGAATATCCTTAAGCTATTAATTTCCAAATTTATGCAAGATGCAAAGCTCCACCAGTAAGCCTTTGACATATTGTATATTTGTATATCACAAAACAAAGTCTTAGCGTATTGCAAAGCGATGATGCAGAATTAAAACATATCAGAGAGAACACACTACACATGGTATGCCGAATAGAATAACTGATGAGGCAAGGTCCAACTCCATTGTCCAGAATATATGGGATGTGGGCTATATCAAGTAGATGTTGATCTGGCTGTCCAACATTCTCTGAAGGCATTAGTATGAATAGAAAAATACATGTTAGGTCTTAACACATAAAAGACAGAGTCGGCGGGATCAATGATTTTCTAAATTGTGTCCAAAAGACAGAACATGTAACAAACATGTTCTGTTTGAACCCCAGACACAATTACAATTTGGGTTCACATCTTAGAATAACCATCAACGTTGCAGGTCCGAGAGCAATTTACAAGGCAGTGCAAAACAGTAAAACAGAAGTAAGAGAGCAACATTTACATTTTGATGTGCACAAAATTCAAACAGTGAGGTACCATATTCAGACTCTAAAAAATCTAGATTCAGACTGTCAGTTACCCAAATCAAGATAAACACTAATAAATCAATCTGTCATCACATGAAACAATGAAAATACTTGTATGAACACAAAGCATTTTCTCGATTAAATACATGCCTACAAAGAAGAAAAGTGTAGGCATCAAAATCATCCATTTCAACCTGCAATTGTTCAGGATTATTGTGCAAAGGAGGCCGGGATCGCTATAGAGGAGGTCAGGGTCGCCACCATCCATCCCCAACGCGCGAGCACATCGAGCTAGGGGGCTCCATCCAGGAGGCGGAGAGGGCGCGGTGTGGGACGGAGAGGAATCGACGGAGACACGCCGGCGATGGTCGTGACGCTacacccgaaaccctagccacggcTAGGGGTCGCTGGCGAGCGCCGGAGACCGGGAGCAGCAGATCCATGCGGCTTGGAGGACCGGGGGGAATCACAGATGAGCTCGTGAGTGTGCTACGCGGTGGCAGATGTCGCCGGAATAGATGGGTTGTCGCTGCGCGAGGGattgcacgagagagagagagacaggttGCGAGAGGGATGGGTTGATGGGGGGTGTGGCGGATCTGGCAGCTTGCCCGAGCTGCGAGGTGAGAGGAGGGAAGGGGACGGCCGGCGTTGAGATGTGGGAGAAGGAAGGCTGGTGGCAAGTGGTGGGTGGCGGCGATGGGTGGGAGAGGAGGAAATCAGGAGGGGCTGTGGATGAGGGAGAGAGAAGGGACCGAGCAAGAGGGTTTAGGGTTAGCCTTTTATACCAGCAATGGTTAAGCGGGCTTTGGCGGGCTTCGGCGGGCTTGCGGGGTTGTACTGGGCTGTCCATGACAGTTTCTAAGAATGTCACGGGAAATCCGTCATGCATTAACAAGTTTCTTGTAGTGTaacgcggcatagcgatagaacgaagcaactagcatagcaatgatagtagtgagatccaagggacggtcatcttgcctgaaatcccgctaggaataagaacgagtccatgaagaagatgaaaccacgaagacgaaccaagcgtagacgaacgaatcctcacgatcgcaacgaaacgggaactatcgagaagaagcacacaacatggtaaacacaccacacatgaacaaggcatgatgctcaaccaagtatgatgcatgacaaggctacatgaaactactcatggcaagagatgatgcatacaagagcaacacatcaaaactagtttaaatgaggccggaaacaacatataacaattctggtaagtcatcatatgcaaatttcgaaattggtcctgatctgaataaatcttatgtttaagttgttaaatagcaagttaagatgcaccacgatgatctacacgaaattctagtcaagttacatataaagttcatttaatttggagttacggccttgaagatatgagcaaaacaagttaaacatggcattgatgcaaaatgcattcaaacatcaagcaaacacattcaaaacatggatgcaacaaggtaacatgaaactacatgcaaaactaagcaagtttcatatagagcacactcaaaacggagcaatggttcaacacatagACACCATACAAGTTTAGAGGGcatgctgtccaaaacaacaactaggcatattgcaagcatcaaaacaacatgctacagcaccacaacatgaaaacaaaaggcatggacatgatttacaggtaGAGCGTTACAAAACATGGACACTGAGCTAacttcataaatcactagaacaagctcaaaaggacatggcaagattgcaaataataataggttcacagacttagtggaaatcactagacatggcagaaataacatcaggttgcaatgttcagagctatcaaacaacatgctacgggaATATATCATTACAAAAAAAGGAGtgaaatgaatctactaatttcatagaacaaaagttccttaatgatcatgagccaaaaatgaacagaagatatgatggcccccatgtaaacatagcaagtttcgtaaacagattcagacttagcagaaaaacagagcatggcataaacagaattatgaaagcatctttgcgagctcgaatcactcatcacaaagcattgcatgacaagataagcatagcatcagcaagaagacatgttcataaaGCTAAGCATGACAAGAGCAAGTTCACAGCATgtctggatcactaacaacaaccatggcaaaattaattaacaagtaaacaatctgccaggaacattttatagcaaaagtagagcaagattaagacatgctagatcaccctataaatgcaaacaaaggcatggattgatagagcataaccatatgtccaaaacatccttactgaacatactcaaaagaggcatggatctcactgtagcaacatgaatacatggcatgaaaataacagcagggaagtaacttagtgaaattctaagttcctgaaatcagcaacatcacggagACTACTTTGTAAGCTTGTAACAATCAACACATGGCATATCATGAATAGTGGATTGCACCATAGCAAAGATTGCATGTTGTAGCTCATAACTCATGTAGACTtcatgctcaaaagaaaatcacacaaaaagatgcaaaaatgacaaatgatcaTGTTCTGATAAactacagcagacaacattatatagcactcttgcaacgatgtttagagcatcaagatggactcaaatgaacatggaacAGTGGAAATAAATGtagagcacatcctgatgaacagttcgacatattacacgcagaaaacggagcagtatgcagagagctatggcatgatgaacagggcatgaaaatgtctAAATATTCAGGGACTTAGAAGAAATATACcctccgagatctagggtttgcGCGGATGACGAGGACGGCCGGGGTTCTCGCCGGATTTGAGGGGAAGGCGGCCAGAGAGAACGGGTCCGggacggatccggccggatctggcgcGGGGGAAGGACGGCGGCGCNNNNNNNNNNNNNNNNNNNNNNNNNNNNNNNNNNNNNNNNNNNNNNNNNNNNNNNNNNNNNNNNNNNNNNNNNNNNNNNNNNNNNNNNNNNNNNNNNNNNNNNNNNNNNNNNNNNNNNNNNNNNNNNNNNNNNNNNNNNNNNNNNNNNNNNNNNNNNNNNNNNNNNNNNNNNNNNNNNNNNNNNNNNNNNNNNNNNNNNNNNNNNNNNNNNNNNNNNNNNNNNNNNNNNNNNNNNNNNNNNNNNNNNNNNNNNNNNNNNNNNNNNNNNNNNNNNNNNNNNNNNNNNNNNNNNNNNNNNNNNNNNNNNNNNNNNNNNNNNNNNNNNNNNNNNNNNNNGATGTGGGCGCTGGGGAGGGCACGTGGCGGAGCGGGACTGGGCCTCAGGGGCGGCTGGTGGCGGCGCAGCCACCTGTGGCTTGCCAAGTGGCGGCAGTGGGTTCGCCGGCGGTGGatccaaggaggggggcggcggctgGGTGGTTGGGCTGGCGCGGAAAACAAGGAGGAAGGTGGGAGATGGCCGAAAATGGcaaggggaggtgtttatataaggaagggaggctagggttaggggttttaCTCTGTTTTCGGACCGTACGATCGCGATCGTGCGGCTTCGGGTAGAggggggactaggtgggctgtggagagAGGCCTcgcgctgagaggagagaagagaagtgaggCCCGACGACTTTTCCGGAGACCGAATCGTCCGGCGAaaataccggcaacggtgccgctatatatttaacggttggactatcaaacgagctccgaatgcgacgaaacttgacaggcgctctgtctacactataataagaccgcatgccaagtttcagcccaatcggagaatATTTTTCGGCCACTCACGAAACGAGGTAAAAGGGGGCGCTGGAGaatataggagtgtcggattgccaaACGaataacgggaaaaatgctcggatgcataagacgaacacgtatgaaaaatgagatgcacatgttgACATGGCAAAAAGCaatacacaagcaaatgacatggcaacgacgacgaataactgacagacacctggcgcatcaaatccggggcgttacatgtgtGTGCTTGTCCGCGTTGGCAGCTACGTACTTTTCGGTGACACGCGAAGACCACGACGAACGAGATCCCCGATTGATCGAAGCTAGCAGCTACGTACGCCGCACGAGTATGAGCTAGCAGCTACGTACGCCGCACGAGTATGTACTCCGGCCGGGACAGCACAGCTCATGCACGTACACAACCGTAAGCTGATCGATCTTGCTCGATCGAGTCGACTAGCTGGACACACACGAACCCACGCGAGAACTGATTTACGGTCTCCGGTATGTACCTGTTAATTTCTTCAGGACCTGATAAGTGCCACATTTGTGGCACAAACAAATGGCAATAATGAATCTTTTTTATGACAAATTTAATGACGTGAGGATGACAACTTTAATTGTAAGTGTTGAAACAGTCCTTTGACCGTTGTCACGGCACGCATTATCTCTGCCGTGGCAGCCGTTCTGTTAGCGTAGCCAACGGATCAGCTTATCCACTAACCCACTACTCCTCGTTTAGCTCAGGTTGTTAGTCATTCTGTTAGCTGATCCCTCTCACTGTACTTGTATAAATTGTGGCAATGTCAATGAACAAAGTGTGCagcgcaaactctctctctctcatttctcACAGTAAGCATGATAACTTTTTTCTGACAAATTTCAGGCTTTTGGGTTTATTTTTTCTTCTCGAATGCCAACTTTAGTTGTAAAAAACATCAAAGACTGGATTGCTTCGTCCCACACATGTGACATTTATCATTTGGCTTTCTCGATGATGTTTTCAGGGGTCTACATGGGTATAAATATAAGCTAGGCTGCCTAGTTCCAAGCACGAATCAGCCAAGTATACTAATCCTACAAGGTGGCTAATTGGTGCACTAATTGAACACGTACACACATGTAGTCCTACCGGATGTTGGGTTTACTTCCAACAATCACCCACTTAAGCATGATGTCATTACGGTTACAACTCCGATGCTGATCCTTTTTCGCCTAGACTCATGTTGATGCGCCGACACAACGGACTTGCGTTGGACAGATCCCACCGCTGgtcgggtgtatgtgatagcctagcttattagggatgatagactactcatatcaataaagaattccttcttttccggaagcccattcagacagaacaccaaagttaagcgtgctcagcttggagtagttttaggatgggtgaccgaccgagaagttgctcccggatgcgcacgagtgaggacaaagtgcgcagaaaatactagtattgatctatggggccagtctagatcccgccaggagtaacgaccaccgacgggtgtgtccggagcgttacaagttggtatcagagccgaccctcgcggttacacggatggttgcggacaggtgcgtggtcatgttgttcatgacgtttgtgacccgtcgtggcacacggcatgacaCATGTACTAGACTgaaagcacagacgtatgtgccaagagggaacattcctgtggcccgacgaggacgtcggttcctctgagtgggggtgtatgtgatagcctagcttattagggatgatagactactcatatcaataaggaattcgttcttttccgggagcccattcagacagaactccaaagttaagcgtgctcagcttggagtagtttcaggatgggtgaccgaccgggaagttgctcccgggtgcgcacgagtgaggacaaagtgcgcagaaaagactagtattgatctatggggccagtctagaccccgccaggagtaacgaccaccgacgggtgtgtccggggcgttacagtgtaGTCCCTCGGTAGCGGTGGAGTGCAATGTGGACGGTcattgcctcctccaacccgcACGAGATGACACATCAGTCGACGGATCCGGACTAGTCGGAGTCAGATCATCTGCCCGCCATGCCGGAGAAAGCCGGAGATCACCGGACAGGGGCTTGGGTGACGGAGTGAAATGGAGGGGAGTGGAGTGGCTAGGTTTGATCTGGGAAGTAGATGGGATGAATATACGTGGGATTGGATGGGCCAGTGTGGCCTGGGTCCAACGTGGCGGACGCGCCCAGCCGCGCCCGGGCCTCCTCATGTAAGGGGTGCTGGTCAGGCCGGGCTGTTTGAGGCGCTCATTTAGGTTGAAGTTTTTTTTAACCGGTCAGTGATCGGATCATCTGTCCGGACGTACAGGGTAAGGGGTTGAGGTGCCTGGCTGTAGATGCCGTAGCCACGTTGTTCCCAGGCTCGTATATGTATTTCGAGGTACGTACGCACCTACTCTCGTGCAAAAGCTGTGACCAGTACCATGTAACCATAAAAAACTGCTACAATGTTAAACCTTTCTGCAAAGTACAGACACGGCAGGACCACGGTCTTGTTTCGCGGCAATGCCGTCTCCGGTGCCAAGTAAATAATGCAAGGTAGAGCGTGCTGCATCTGGCACAACGTTGTAAATTTCTATGCCTAAAGCTGTGCCCAGTACTAGTGTAACCATATCATAGTAACCTTTCTTCTGGTTTCCCGGCAATGCCATCCCAAGTGCCAAGTAGTGCAAGATCGAGCGTGCTGCATCGGCCTCAACGTCGTCTGAAGTGGCTACCATTCGTCACTTTGAGAACCTAGGTCAGGAATGCCAGTAGGTGGACGGACGGGGTGCCCGTTTGAATGCAATAGATATCAGTCCCTTCCCGTCCTCTCATTGCTCCGGCATTGAACAAGCACGAGACTGGGCCGCGAAGCGGGCAACGCTCTCGGCCGGTGCTCATGTCCAAGGCCGGAACGACGTGAGAGGTCGCGTTCGCTCTAGTTCGACATGAATGCGTCGCTAACACTCTCAGGCTGCATGAATATGCGGCAACCACTTCAGGTGGGAAAGGACGCGAGGCAAGGCAGCGGTCCGGATGACCGCAAAGCCCCCTGCTTCTGATTTGCGGACCGATCTGGGGACGAATGCGGGAAAGTGTTGGTTCAAACGGGCTGGTCTGGGCGGACACAACTAGTTTGAGAGTCAGCATCGAAGATGCCTTAATGGCCATATGCGTGTAGCCAAGACACATGTTTGCTTCCTCGCGTGCAGAAGGCGACAGAGGCATTCAGGTCTTCTCCACATGCAGCCTCCGCTTTCGTTCACTCTCCGACTCCCCATCACCACTTGGTTCAATTTTTTAGACCTTTTACAGTACATCTAAGACCTATTTTCTAGCAACGCCCGTGAAGAAGTAGTGCTTTCGGTTGCGTTGTACTAAATTCCTGACATCGAACCTTTAATCATGTTGTAGTACGTACTAAATGCATACGTTATACATATCCACTAATTTGCGCGTGTTGACGAACTTGCCTAGTTATTGCTTTGGTCATCTAAATGACTTGCAAAAGGAAGTGGAGCTGCTTTCTTCTTATGAAATGGAACATGACGGTGAGCCTTTTGATCTAAGAAAATAGTAGTGGGCGTAGCTAGGAAACCGCAGCGAATATTACACACATAGACGGGGCGTTGACCTACAGATTGCGGCTATATAAGTGTGGCCGGCCAGGCTTCATTGATCAAAGCAGGAATCAAAGGTTCAAGGACACGGACACACACCACAAATACACACAATGGTAGAGTAGTGGACCTTTtgttatatagagagagagagaactttTGTTCATTATCTTGTTACCTTTCGTACTTGTTCTTCCTTGGTGCACTATCACATAGTTGTACTGACAATTCTCTTGTTGCAGGCAGAGGCACCGAATAAGAGCAAGAAGAAAGCAGTGGTGGAGGAGAAGAAAGAACCGAAGAACAAGGTTAACAAACTGAATGATATTACAGGTACCGAGAAGAAAACTACGAAGGACTTACTATACTCTTGTTGCAGGCAAAGGGATCGAATGCCCAAAGCTCGAAGGGCAAGGAAGTGGAGGAGGACAACAGAGATCTAAAGAGGACTATCCAAGACCTGGAGGACAAGATTAGCGCACAGAATGTTAAAATTAAAGACAACCAGACTCGCATAGGGAAAGTGGCCATGGAGAAAGATAATGTGGAAGAGGATATCACAGAGCAGAAGAATAAGGAAACAGAGACGGGAAGAAAGATTGATAGGCTGGACATGAGGAAAGGAAAGCTGGTGGAGAAGATAGGGAATCTGGACTTGCAGAAAGAAGAAGTGGTGAAGGAGAAAACAAAGCTGGGAAAGGGTATCACAGAGCTGAAGAGGAAGGAACAAAATACGGGAACACAGATTGCAGATCTGAAGAAGAAGGAAAATACGCTGGTGGAGGAGAAAGGAAAGTTGGCGAAGGAGCTAGATGAGAAAAAAACTATGAGGATTGATAATCTGGAGAGGAGCAACGAAGAGCTGGCCAAGGAcaatgaggaattgaagaaggacaAAGAGAAGCTGGTGCGTAAAGAAAGAAAGACCAGAGAGCAGAAAAGGGAACTGAAGAACAGCTACGACACGCTGCAGGACAAGTACGATGGGAGATGCTGCAGCTCTTGCTCAATTTGTTGACAGTCGGAGTACGGGCTGTTACTACGTGATTTCAACATATGTACTCGTGATGTTGCTGTGTACGCAACATGGGTACTTGTCCCTTTTAATTTTCCTCTATGCATGGCTATGAGTTTCTTTCTAGGTGTTGTAAGCTCTTTCAAAAATTGTAAGCACTTGATTTATGGATCCTTTCCGATGTTCCTTTCGATCTATGTAGTAATACCATGTGCTTTCGTTAAGACAAATGGGCTGAACTAAACTGATGGGTTCCTCCATACATAACTGAACTACAAGTCAGTGGTACTGCATTTATCATCTGAAGCCTTTAGTTGCGTCGTGGTTGTGGCTCCCCGGATTCGGCTCTTTTGCTCAGCAGTGGCCATCCAGCACGCCACCTCAGACCTACACAGTCATTTTAATCTGCACTTGTCCTccatttttcttatcatttttaTTTTGTCAACTAAATTGTTTGAAAATAAGCAATAAATTAAGCTTCGGGGAGTTAGCACGTCCCAAACATACATACTTTTTCAAACATTTTTGCTTTTATTTTATCTTTTAGTTTGCATGATTTAAATAAAACTAAttcagactgacactgttttcagcagagctatgttgtttatttttgtgcaaaaaataaaagttctcgaaattggACAGGATTTTTGGAGAATTCTAGAATATTCGAGGAATTAAGAAGCACTACCCCCACGGCGCTCTACATGTCCATGTGGGGCCCTTGACCACCGCCTTAAGACGATTCCATCGTCATAAATTCCCATATATGCCCAAAAAACCATGGAAACctatcatcatgttttacgatacagagccgccatcACCTCTTGTTATCAGGAGTCCATTtctggctctggagagggggatttgtcgccgccatcatcaccaacctactccatcaacaatttcatgatgcccacATCCATGTCTGAGTAATCCTTCTGTAGGCATATGGAGGTAGATGAGATTTAGATGGGATTTCTTATGTAACCGTTGTCAGATTTGTGATGTAGGGGGCTTACATTTCCAGCCACTGTgcttttgtttttctttgtttgtCGATCAGTTTTCCCTGTTTTCAATTGCATTTGCACTTGTTTCTTTggtttctattttatttttttcctttggtcttttgtttctttttctttttccttgtttttctgttttctttgtttcttttggttttttctacatttttcatatacatcacgaacatttttctaatacttgtttaacatttttttcaatACGTGTTCAacctttttctatacacattttaaacatttttcaaatgattGAATAACTTTTTTCAAATACAATATTAAATTTTTTTTAAACATGGCCAACATTTTTTATACTCATTTTAACAAAacttcttgattaacattttttttcaaatacaagataaaGAATTTTTAATACATCGTCAAcagttttcaaatgcttgattaaaaaatTCAAAACACGGTCAACATTTTTTTATCAGCATTGTCACATTGTACTCTATACAGTTTAATATCTTCTAAATGCTTGATTAAAAAAANNNNNNNNNNNNNNNNNNNNNNNNNNNNNNNNNNNNNNNNNAAAAAaattcaaatacaagtttaacacattttcaaatgcttgattaacattttataaatacatgatcaacttctttcatacacattgtatattttttgtatacatgggAATTTTCTTTATACACATTTAAGAATTTTTTTAAATTCTTGGTAAAAAAAATTCAATACACGGTCAACATTTTGTTATTCACATTATTCAAATGattgatcaaaaaaattcaaatacatgattaacatatgTAATACATGtgaggggtcctggattagggggtatccggacagctggactgtaacctttgaccggactgttggactatgaagatacaagattgaaaactttgtctcgtgtccggataggactctccttggcgtggaaggcaagcttgacaatactgatatgtagatctccttccttataactgactctatgtaaccctatccccctccggtgtctatataaaccggaggatttaggccgtaggaccaagaacaacaatcataccataggctagcttctatgatttagcctcttcgatctcgtggtagatcaactcttgtaatactcatatcatcaagatcaatcaagcatgagtagggttttacctccatcgagagggcccgaacctgggtaaaaacatcgtgtcccttgtctcctgttaccatccgcctagacgcacagttcgggaccccctacccgagatccgccggttttgacaccgacattggtgctttcattgagagttccactgtgccggcaCCGCAAGGAAGGAtgcctctgaaggaaatatgccctagaggcaataataaagttattatttatttccttatatcatgataaaagtttattattcatgctagaattgtattaaccggaaacataatacatgtgtgaatacatagacaaacagagtgtcactagtatgcctctacttgactagctcgttaatcaaagatggttatgtttcctaaccatgaacaaatagttgttatttgattaacgggatcacatcattaggtgaatgatctgattgacatgacccattccattagcttagcacccgatcgtttagtatgttgctattgctttcttcatgacttatacatgttcctatgactatgagattatgcaactcccgtttaccagaggaacactttgtgtgttgccaaacgtcacaacgtaactgggtgattataaaggcgctctacaggtgtctccaaaggtacatgttgggttggcgtatttcgagattaggatttgtcactccgattgtcggagaggtatctctgggccctctcggtaatgcacatcacttaagccttgcaagcattgcaactaatgagtta
The sequence above is a segment of the Triticum dicoccoides isolate Atlit2015 ecotype Zavitan chromosome 1A, WEW_v2.0, whole genome shotgun sequence genome. Coding sequences within it:
- the LOC119300743 gene encoding chromosome partition protein Smc-like, translating into MAEAPNKSKKKAVVEEKKEPKNKAKGSNAQSSKGKEVEEDNRDLKRTIQDLEDKISAQNVKIKDNQTRIGKVAMEKDNVEEDITEQKNKETETGRKIDRLDMRKGKLVEKIGNLDLQKEEVVKEKTKLGKGITELKRKEQNTGTQIADLKKKENTLVEEKGKLAKELDEKKTMRIDNLERSNEELAKDNEELKKDKEKLVRKERKTREQKRELKNSYDTLQDKYDGRCCSSCSIC